DNA sequence from the Leptospira limi genome:
TGTTGGTGGAGTTGCATCGGTTGGAGGAGCTTCTGCTCTTGCACCTTGGGTAGCTTACCCAGTGGTTATCGGTGGACAAACTTACCGCGTAGGTTACAAAATCGAAATTTAATTAGTTAATCACTGTTAAAGGAAAAAACCGGTGTTGGATTCCAACTCCGGTTTTTTTTTGTCCACAAACGCATCCGCTTTTTATCAAAACTCGTCTGTATTTTCCATTAACATTTGAATGAACTCCAAATCTTTGGAAGTAATCGCATTTGATTCATGTGTATACAGTTTGAGTCGGACTTTGTTATAAACATTCCAGATTTCTGCATGGTGGTCTAACGATTCCGATACAAATGCAAGTTTTGTTAAAAACAAAAATGCACTCGTAAAAGAAACAAAGGAATGTTCAAAACTAAGATAACAAAGTGTATTTTCCTTCGTATACTTCCATTGCGGAAAGGCTTTTAAGAATGTTAAAATTGATTCTTCGTTCAAAATTTGATTAGGTTGTTTCATTCTGTTTGACCTTCTTTTTATGGAATACAATTAAATACAATCCAAGTAAAATAAGAGCACCACCACCTAGTTTTTGTATGTCGATCGGTTCATTCATAAAAAATATGCCAACAAACATCAAAAAGATTGGTTCAATGAGAAGTGTGGCATTCAATTTACTGATGGGTAAATAATTATGAGCTTCAAAATAAAAAGCTCTCCCTAAAAAATAACCAAGTAATGAACAGACCCCAAGCGTGACAACAATGGGCAATTTAGGGACTAAAAAAGATCCGATACCAAGAGAATAAAAAAAGAAAAATACACATAACAGAAATAAACGTAAGTAAGCATACTCTAAACCTAAAATTTCCGGGATGTACTTTTTAATTAAATAACTTTGTATCGCAAATAAAAAAGCACTGACTAGTATACAAATTGCTGCGATCCAATGGATTTGACCTTCCAAGGTTGAGATGAAATAAATTCCAAACATGGAGATGATGATCCCAAATGTTTCTCTATATTTTAAGTTCTCCCCAAGGAACACAACACCTAATAAAACATTATACAATACAGTTGTTTTGATGAGAATTGCAGCGGGACCTAAGTCA
Encoded proteins:
- a CDS encoding 4a-hydroxytetrahydrobiopterin dehydratase — translated: MKQPNQILNEESILTFLKAFPQWKYTKENTLCYLSFEHSFVSFTSAFLFLTKLAFVSESLDHHAEIWNVYNKVRLKLYTHESNAITSKDLEFIQMLMENTDEF
- a CDS encoding DMT family transporter, translated to MTGNEKKGYFFVFLTGVFFAFEVIGFKEVFRRYSLSPEMAALFGVGFAFLVVSPYFLTSAHRRTKVMLTIKRDGKILLIGTLSNAMGIILYYYALKQTDLGPAAILIKTTVLYNVLLGVVFLGENLKYRETFGIIISMFGIYFISTLEGQIHWIAAICILVSAFLFAIQSYLIKKYIPEILGLEYAYLRLFLLCVFFFFYSLGIGSFLVPKLPIVVTLGVCSLLGYFLGRAFYFEAHNYLPISKLNATLLIEPIFLMFVGIFFMNEPIDIQKLGGGALILLGLYLIVFHKKKVKQNETT